The following is a genomic window from Stenotrophomonas maltophilia.
CGCAAGGCGGCCAAGGCAGAGGCCTATGCGGAGTTCGATGCGGCTTCGGCGCAGTATCGCGCGACCGTGCTGGCCGCGATCCGTCAGGTGGAAGACCAGTTGACCCTGTTGCGCCAGCTCGACGCCCAGCACGGCCACGAGCAGGAGGCAGTGAGTGCGGCGCGGCGTGCCGAGCAGATCGCGCGTGACCGCTACGCCGGTGGCGCGGTCAGCTACCTGGACGTGGTCAGTGCGCAGACCGATGCGCGCCAGGCCCAACTCGGACTGCAGGACATCCAGAGCCGGCAGCTGCAGGCCAGCGCCGCGCTGATGGCGGCGCTGGGCGGTGGCTGGTCGCGATAGCCGCCGGAGGCGGTCTCAACCTGTGAGAGGGAGGGGCGGAACAATCGCCGCATCCTCCCGGACAAGAGAGCACAGGATGATCAGCTGGAATCGGAATGCCGTCGCCGCCTACGCACCGGCCATGGTCGGCTGGTGCCTGGCGCTGGCCAGTGGCCTGCGCCTGGAACAGCTGCGCGACGATCGCCTCGCCCAGGCGATGCTGCCGCTGCTGCACAAGGGCGTGGTGGCCTCGCTGGTCCTCACCCTGGCGTGCACGGTGGTGGCCAGCGTGCTGCTGTGGCGAGGTGGCCACCGTGATCGCAACGGCATCGATGCGGGCACTACAGCGGCGCGGCATCCATCAGCACGAACCGGCACGGCGCACGCTGGAAGGCGTTGATCCGGGGCACCAGGCGCAGGAAGTGTTCGCTGGCGCAGTGGAGGTCGAGCGCGGCGCGGTCCGGCCATTGTTCGATGAAGACGAAGTGCCCCGGATCCTTCTGGTCGACGAACAGTTCATAGCCGAGGCAGAGCGGCTCGCGCTGCGTGCACGCAACCAGCTCGCGGTACAGGGGAAGCACGGTGTCCACGGCATCGGGATGGATGAAATCCTCGGCGATCACTTTCAGCATGTCGGCACCTGCAGCTCGGGCCCTGCAGGATAGTGCCGGCGCGCGGCCGGCACCTATCCCACTCACTGCAATACTGCGTCCGCACTGACCAGCTGCACATCGTGCATCTGGTTGAGGTAGGCCTCGTAGTAGCCCTTGTGCGAGGCGCCGACGATGGTCAGCATGCGGCTGCCGGGGTGCTGGCCGAGCACGTCGCGCATGTTGGCCACCATGCGCAGGTTGCGGGTTTCCCAGTAGCCGACATAGCTGCGGCCGAACCCTTCGGTGGACGGCTCGACCAGGGCAGCGCCGAAGTCGCTGCGGTAGACGGTCATGGCCGTTCCCGGGGCGTTGTAGTCGCGATAGAGCGCGAGCATTCCCCCGGGCTTGGCCAGGTTGGCGTACAGCACCTCATCGGCGGCGAAGCGTGCCGTGGTTGCCGGATTGTCCCAGGCCGCCTGCAGGGCCGCACCATAGGCCTTCTCCTTGTCCTTGGCCGTGGGCGTATCGGCGGTGTGGTCATCCACCTGCCACAGCCGCTCCAGGCCCAGGCGCGCGGCCAGTACAGCAGCGATCATGCCGGCCTCGTCGCGGCGGGTCATGCGCTTGTCGAGGAACTGCACCAGTTCCGGGGTCAGGCTGTCGGCGGCGCGGCGCTCCTGCGGGGGCAGGCGCAGCCATTGCACCAACGCCGACCCGTGCTCGCCTGCGGCCAGGCACACGGCGGCCAGCCGGCGGCGCTGCGCCGGCGTCGGCGTATCCGGCCATTGCGCGAGCAGGCGCTCCATTTCAGCATTGGCTGTGGGCACATCCAGCCCGGTGGCGGCCCGCGCCGGCGCCGGGTCGATGCAGTAGGTCTCGACGCTTTCGGCGTAACGGGTCGGGTTGCGCCGCATGAAATCGCACTGCAGGCCGGACAGGTTCTCCACGGCGATGGCATTGGGCTGCCAGGCCTGCAGGCGCTGGAGCAGAGGCTCCAGCAGCGGCTGCAGGATGTCCGGTGTGAAGGTTTTCGGCAGGCCGGACAGATGCGGGCTGCCCAGCACCAGCACCTGGTTGGGACGGCCTGCGGGCGGCCCCTTCAGCTGGTCGGGGTGGAAGTCTGGCCGATAGGTGGCATCGGCAGCGAACGTGCCGGTGCTGCACAAGCCCAGGATCAGGAAGCTGGCCAGGCGTGGGAACATGCGATCTCCGTGTCAATGGACGTCCTGCAGTCCGCTGCATGCTGGCCACTTTCGTGTGCCGGGGAATCTCCCGTTGGTCATGCAAACCTTTTGTGCTTGAACTGCATCGGCGTTGCAGGCGAGGCTGTGGGTATTGACCGTGACGAAGCTGGACATGCCCACTGACGACTGGATCATCAACAGCCGGCGGCTGCGCCTTCGGCCGTTCACCCCGGCCGATGCCGACCAGGCGTTTGCCGCGATCACGCCGGGGCTGACCCGCTACATGGCGTTCGAACCGCCGGTATCGGAGCAGGCCTTTGCTGCCGTCTGGCAGGCGTGGTTGCCCACCATCGCCGACGCGAGCGACATCACGTTCGTGATCCGCCGGCACGAGGATGAGGCGTTTCTCGGCCTGGCGGGTCTGCATCGTACCGGTGATGCGGAACCGGAGCTGGGCATCTGGATCGCCGAAGCGATGCATGGGCAGGGCTACGGCCGTGAAGCCGTGGCGGCGGTGTGGGCGCACGCGTCCCGGCGGCTGCACTGTGCTGCGTTCCGCTACCCGGTGGCCGAGCAGAACACGCGCAGCCGGCGCCTGGCCGAATCCCTCGGCGGCGCCCCGGTCGCACGTGAGCAAGCTGTGAAGTACGTCGCGGTTGTCTACCGCATTCCCGCAGCAGCACCGGAAGATGCGACCGGCGTCGCCTAATTCGGCTAAAGCCACCCGCAACAACGCCGATATCCCCTCTGGATCCCGCTCCAGTCGCCCGCTGCAGGACCCCAGGCTGCCCCCGATGGGCGGCCCGCGCTGTGTGTTCCGCCGCTCCCAGATGCCGATCGCACCCGCACCAAATGTTCTTGCCAGCCGCTCGAGGGGTGCCATCCGGCACCTGTAGTCCTTAGCAACTGAAGTTGCCGCCGGGCATCCCGCCCGTCGGGTCGCAACCCTTTGTCGGACACCGAGGATCAGACAATGCTCATTCCAGGCTTCACGGCGGGCGCTCAGGCGCCGGCCGAGCTGCATACCCGTTGGTCGCCGTGGCGCGCGCTGCTGGGCGCCTTGGCCCCGCCGCATCGCGCCAGCACCGAGTCGGCAACGAACGATCGCTCCGAACTGGAAGCCCAGGTGGCGGCCCTGCATCGGGTGCAGGCGGTCATCGAGTTCGCGCTCGACGGCACCATTCTGCAGGCCAATGACAATTTCCTGCAGGCGGTGGGCTATCGGCTGGAGGAGATCCAGGGCAAGCATCATTCCCTGTTTGTCGACCCGGAGCAGGCGCGCAGCGCCGAATACCGCGACTTCTGGACGCGGCTGGGGCGTGGCGAGTTCGATGCCGGGCAGTACCGCCGCTTCGGCAAGGGCCAACGCGAAATCTGGATCCAGGCCTCGTACAACCCGGTGCTGGATCGCCAGGGGCGCCCGTACAAGGTGGTCAAGTTCGCTACCGATATCACCGCGCAGAAGCTGCAGGCGGCCGATTCGGCAGGGCAGCTGGCCGCGATCGGCAAGTCGCAGGCGGTGATCGAGTTCAGCCTGGACGGGCGCATCCTGTCAGCCAACGACAACTTCCTGGCCACCACCGGTTACAGCCTGGACGAGGTGCGTGGCCAACATCATTCGCTGTTCGTTGAACCCGAATTTCGCAGCAGCGCCGAGTACCGCCAGTTCTGGGAAAAGCTCGGGCGCGGCGAATACGATGCCGGCCAGTACCGGCGGCTGGGCAAGGGCGGTCGCGAAGTCTGGATCCAGGCCTCGTACAACCCGATCCTCGACCTCAACGGCAAGCCGTTCAAGGTCGTCAAGTACGCCACCGACATCACCGCGCAGGTGCATGAAAACCAGGCCATGCAGCGTGCCGTGGCGCAGACCCGCGAAGTGGTGGCCGCGGCCAAGCAGGGCGACCTGACCCGGCGCGTGGCCACGGCCGGCACCCAGGGCCCGATCGGTGAACTGTGCGAGGGCGTGAATTCGCTGGTGGAGGCGATGGCCGCGATCATCAGCCAGATCAAGTTCGCCGCCGACACCATCGCGGTGGGCGCGACCGAAATTGCCCAGGGCAACAGCGACCTGTCGCAGCGCACCGAGCAGCAGGCGGCCTCGCTGGAGGAGACCGCCGTGTCGATGAAGGGCCTGGCCGACACCGTGCAGCGCACCGCCGCCAACGCACGCCAGGCCAGCCAGCTGGCCGGTGGCGCCGCCGAGGTCGCTGCGCGCGGTGGCA
Proteins encoded in this region:
- a CDS encoding methyl-accepting chemotaxis protein encodes the protein MLIPGFTAGAQAPAELHTRWSPWRALLGALAPPHRASTESATNDRSELEAQVAALHRVQAVIEFALDGTILQANDNFLQAVGYRLEEIQGKHHSLFVDPEQARSAEYRDFWTRLGRGEFDAGQYRRFGKGQREIWIQASYNPVLDRQGRPYKVVKFATDITAQKLQAADSAGQLAAIGKSQAVIEFSLDGRILSANDNFLATTGYSLDEVRGQHHSLFVEPEFRSSAEYRQFWEKLGRGEYDAGQYRRLGKGGREVWIQASYNPILDLNGKPFKVVKYATDITAQVHENQAMQRAVAQTREVVAAAKQGDLTRRVATAGTQGPIGELCEGVNSLVEAMAAIISQIKFAADTIAVGATEIAQGNSDLSQRTEQQAASLEETAVSMKGLADTVQRTAANARQASQLAGGAAEVAARGGSVVHEVVETMAVINASSRRIVDIIGVIDGIAFQTNILALNAAVEAARAGEHGRGFAVVATEIRELSQRSASAAKEIKQLIDASVANVGAGTAQVESAGRTMDEIVTNVRRVSDLMREISTASQQQSDDIQQMNHAVDLIDQGTQQNAALVEEASAAARSMEEQSAQLLQTVAGFRVQGSSAHPQGGAVLRAV
- a CDS encoding GNAT family N-acetyltransferase; translated protein: MPTDDWIINSRRLRLRPFTPADADQAFAAITPGLTRYMAFEPPVSEQAFAAVWQAWLPTIADASDITFVIRRHEDEAFLGLAGLHRTGDAEPELGIWIAEAMHGQGYGREAVAAVWAHASRRLHCAAFRYPVAEQNTRSRRLAESLGGAPVAREQAVKYVAVVYRIPAAAPEDATGVA
- a CDS encoding DUF5694 domain-containing protein, producing the protein MFPRLASFLILGLCSTGTFAADATYRPDFHPDQLKGPPAGRPNQVLVLGSPHLSGLPKTFTPDILQPLLEPLLQRLQAWQPNAIAVENLSGLQCDFMRRNPTRYAESVETYCIDPAPARAATGLDVPTANAEMERLLAQWPDTPTPAQRRRLAAVCLAAGEHGSALVQWLRLPPQERRAADSLTPELVQFLDKRMTRRDEAGMIAAVLAARLGLERLWQVDDHTADTPTAKDKEKAYGAALQAAWDNPATTARFAADEVLYANLAKPGGMLALYRDYNAPGTAMTVYRSDFGAALVEPSTEGFGRSYVGYWETRNLRMVANMRDVLGQHPGSRMLTIVGASHKGYYEAYLNQMHDVQLVSADAVLQ
- a CDS encoding putative quinol monooxygenase, which encodes MLKVIAEDFIHPDAVDTVLPLYRELVACTQREPLCLGYELFVDQKDPGHFVFIEQWPDRAALDLHCASEHFLRLVPRINAFQRAPCRFVLMDAAPL